One stretch of Oncorhynchus masou masou isolate Uvic2021 chromosome 9, UVic_Omas_1.1, whole genome shotgun sequence DNA includes these proteins:
- the LOC135545909 gene encoding zinc finger protein 135-like isoform X2, with protein sequence MSTKMQAHLSLQTQLASIMDVLARAAVVEISQLFSESSADLHLEISRSYKDNEALKMKMKGMKSELFSLRLQRASTPRGSRFSFGRTLCKPRAKLTGQDYIDGETITMATPQLEHASQRLGHDEGPYSMSAHSRGEGALCSVSSTENNPFFRTPEQPQRLPSHSGLLPDHTISHQIQLNTHSVGGPLPGSPPMRGVQSDREGQPTGDAGGRGLKIAEVASLENTPKTPTTTLATGGATVRRPGLVNQFQRHHVPHGTKPLLCSDCGKRFSRRLDLIRHRAVHTGETPVICNLCGNSFVNKTTLRVHMRIHTGEKPYMCSLCGKGFTQKGSLTIHLRTHSGEKPYSCSHCGASFNNHSNLRRHMVTHLEQAGTLTL encoded by the exons ATGTCAACAAAAATGCAGGCTCATTTGTCTTTACAGACCCAACTCGCTTCCATAATGGACGTGCTTGCTAGAGCGGCCGTTGTCGAGATCAGTCAACTCTTTTCCGAGAGCTCGGCTGATTTACACTTGGAGATTTCTCGCAGCTACAAAGACAACGAAGCGCTGAAGATGAAGATGAAAGGGATGAAGAGCGAGCTTTTCTCCCTGCGGCTACAACGGGCGAGTACACCGCGGGGCAGTCGTTTTTCTTTTGGCAGAACTTTGTGCAAGCCTCGGGCAAAACTCACAG GTCAAGACTATATTGATGGTGAGACTATTACTATGGCGACTCCACAGCTGGAACATGCCAGCCAGAGACTAGGTCACGATGAAGGGCCTTACAGCATGAGCGCTCATAGTCGAGGTGAAGGAGCTCTGTGCAGCGTGAGCAGTACTGAGAACAACCCTTTCTTCAGAACCCCAGAACAGCCCCAGAGATTGCCCTCACACTCTGGTCTGCTGCCGGACCACACAATCAGCCATCAGATACAGCTGAACACTCATTCTGTTGGTGGACCACTGCCAGGCAGCCCTCCAATGAGGGGGGTGCAAAGTGACAGAGAGGGTCAGCCGACAGGGGATGCAGGAGGACGGGGTCTGAAAATCGCCGAGGTAGCTTCCCTAGAAAACACCCCAAAGACCCCAACAACAACCTTGGCAACAGGGGGTGCGACTGTGAGGCGCCCTGGTCTTGTAAACCAGTTCCAGCGCCACCACGTCCCCCACGGTACCAAGCCGTTGCTCTGTAGCGACTGTGGGAAGCGCTTCTCTCGCCGGCTTGACTTGATCCGCCATCGGGCGGTCCACACAGGAGAGACGCCTGTCATATGCAACCTGTGCGGGAACTCGTTTGTCAACAAGACAACTCTGAGGGTCCATATGCGcatccacacaggggagaaaccgtACATGTGTTCCCTGTGTGGGAAGGGTTTCACCCAGAAAGGCAGTCTGACCATCCACCTGAGGACCCACTCTGGAGAGAAACCCTACAGCTGCTCGCACTGTGGCGCCTCGTTCAACAACCACAGCAACCTGCGCAGACACATGGTCACACACCTAGAGCAGGCAGGGACGCTgacactctga
- the LOC135545909 gene encoding zinc finger protein 133-like isoform X1 — protein sequence MSTKMQAHLSLQTQLASIMDVLARAAVVEISQLFSESSADLHLEISRSYKDNEALKMKMKGMKSELFSLRLQRASTPRGSRFSFGRTLCKPRAKLTDKTPERHAAVNNRDDASITIGEEESPSTVKKECAVVESPDVILIKEEEGAEDDFEACWLVAGQDYIDGETITMATPQLEHASQRLGHDEGPYSMSAHSRGEGALCSVSSTENNPFFRTPEQPQRLPSHSGLLPDHTISHQIQLNTHSVGGPLPGSPPMRGVQSDREGQPTGDAGGRGLKIAEVASLENTPKTPTTTLATGGATVRRPGLVNQFQRHHVPHGTKPLLCSDCGKRFSRRLDLIRHRAVHTGETPVICNLCGNSFVNKTTLRVHMRIHTGEKPYMCSLCGKGFTQKGSLTIHLRTHSGEKPYSCSHCGASFNNHSNLRRHMVTHLEQAGTLTL from the exons ATGTCAACAAAAATGCAGGCTCATTTGTCTTTACAGACCCAACTCGCTTCCATAATGGACGTGCTTGCTAGAGCGGCCGTTGTCGAGATCAGTCAACTCTTTTCCGAGAGCTCGGCTGATTTACACTTGGAGATTTCTCGCAGCTACAAAGACAACGAAGCGCTGAAGATGAAGATGAAAGGGATGAAGAGCGAGCTTTTCTCCCTGCGGCTACAACGGGCGAGTACACCGCGGGGCAGTCGTTTTTCTTTTGGCAGAACTTTGTGCAAGCCTCGGGCAAAACTCACAG ATAAGACACCTGAGCGCCACGCGGCTGTTAACAACAGGGATGACGCTTCTATTACAATAGGGGAAGAGGAGAGTCCATCCACAGTCAAAAAAGAG TGTGCAGTTGTGGAGAGTCCAGATGTCATCTtgataaaggaggaggagggagctgAGGATGACTTTGAAGCATGTTGGCTAGTTGCag GTCAAGACTATATTGATGGTGAGACTATTACTATGGCGACTCCACAGCTGGAACATGCCAGCCAGAGACTAGGTCACGATGAAGGGCCTTACAGCATGAGCGCTCATAGTCGAGGTGAAGGAGCTCTGTGCAGCGTGAGCAGTACTGAGAACAACCCTTTCTTCAGAACCCCAGAACAGCCCCAGAGATTGCCCTCACACTCTGGTCTGCTGCCGGACCACACAATCAGCCATCAGATACAGCTGAACACTCATTCTGTTGGTGGACCACTGCCAGGCAGCCCTCCAATGAGGGGGGTGCAAAGTGACAGAGAGGGTCAGCCGACAGGGGATGCAGGAGGACGGGGTCTGAAAATCGCCGAGGTAGCTTCCCTAGAAAACACCCCAAAGACCCCAACAACAACCTTGGCAACAGGGGGTGCGACTGTGAGGCGCCCTGGTCTTGTAAACCAGTTCCAGCGCCACCACGTCCCCCACGGTACCAAGCCGTTGCTCTGTAGCGACTGTGGGAAGCGCTTCTCTCGCCGGCTTGACTTGATCCGCCATCGGGCGGTCCACACAGGAGAGACGCCTGTCATATGCAACCTGTGCGGGAACTCGTTTGTCAACAAGACAACTCTGAGGGTCCATATGCGcatccacacaggggagaaaccgtACATGTGTTCCCTGTGTGGGAAGGGTTTCACCCAGAAAGGCAGTCTGACCATCCACCTGAGGACCCACTCTGGAGAGAAACCCTACAGCTGCTCGCACTGTGGCGCCTCGTTCAACAACCACAGCAACCTGCGCAGACACATGGTCACACACCTAGAGCAGGCAGGGACGCTgacactctga